From the genome of Symphalangus syndactylus isolate Jambi chromosome 5, NHGRI_mSymSyn1-v2.1_pri, whole genome shotgun sequence, one region includes:
- the LOC129482169 gene encoding putative uncharacterized protein ST20-AS1 has protein sequence MPRPASESRSLIQSRIPAYKAVSHLRLLPTANSPSGSNQPTDPNRAQHPEGPQSREGATSPVLASLEPPTPTDLTSARARRPGVPAESGLGWLHKARHPTRGTLGDVLRPRGVPAQPRPAPRAHQLSPPPQPDTLQVVQQAALPRRQQGGGVPQLLVIRPPRVHPAPPPDFALRPKGKPRGDPAP, from the coding sequence ATGCCCAGACCAGCATCCGAAAGCCGGTCTCTTATACAAAGCAGAATCCCCGCCTATAAAGCAGTTTCCCACCTCCGACTCCTCCCCACGGCGAACAGCCCTTCTGGATCCAACCAACCTACAGACCCCAATAGGGCCCAGCACCCAGAGGGTCCACAATCCAGAGAAGGAGCTACAAGCCCCGTACTCGCAAGCCTCGAACCCCCAACTCCAACTGACCTCACCTCTGCCAGAGCAAGAAGACCAGGAGTACCCGCCGAGAGCGGACTTGGCTGGCTACACAAAGCCAGGCACCCGACCAGAGGGACCCTCGGGGATGTCCTCCGCCCCCGGGGAGTCCCCGCCCAGCCCCGCCCGGCGCCCCGCGCTCACCAGCTCTCCCCACCCCCCCAGCCTGACACGCTCCAGGTCGTCCAGCAAGCCGCCCTCCCCCGCCGCCAGCAAGGAGGTGGCGTCCCGCAACTCCTCGTTATTCGCCCGCCTCGGGTCCATCCGGCCCCGCCGCCCGACTTTGCGCTGAGGCCCAAGGGGAAGCCCCGAGGGGACCCCGCGCCGTAG